One window of the Lytechinus variegatus isolate NC3 chromosome 3, Lvar_3.0, whole genome shotgun sequence genome contains the following:
- the LOC121410409 gene encoding epoxide hydrolase 1-like: MILRTLLSYPIIRYILLLPLFILTTLIGILFLFGALIFKGPSWVFRKKKTSYVRPECLDEPSLGNHKFISLKDVKLHIVESGDPKNPLMLFLHGFPECWYSWRHQIKKFNKDYHCVAFDMRGVGESDGPAGVSNYTMDKLVGDVHDMIKTLGHKSCVLVGHDWGGLIGWEFAARYPDMVDNYIPMNVPHPDRFADFITSSVVQIMLSWYMLFFQLPYLPEILMSMGDYGMLKEAYKIGPNTDEDADAFKYSISRPGRSTTFVNYYRNIIGAIFNQPCGKVSVPTLLIWGTGDAAFNIKLSHDTEKYCPKIIVKRIEGGHHSIQQEQPDVVNNFMKQYLNN, encoded by the exons ATGATTCTGAGGACTCTCCTGAGCTATCCCATCATCAGATATATCCTGTTGCTCCCATTGTTCATCTTGACAACGTTAATTGgtattttatttctctttggTGCGCTGATCTTCAAAGGACCATCATGGGTATTCAGGAAGAAGAAAACTAGCTATGTTAGACCAGAGTGCCTTGATGAACCAAGTCTTGGCAATCACAAATTCATCTCTCTTAAG GATGTAAAGCTTCATATTGTAGAGTCAGGTGATCCTAAGAATCCTTTGATGTTATTTCTACATGGCTTTCCAGAATGCTGGTATTCATGGAGACATCAGATCAAAAAATTCAATAAAGATTATCA cTGTGTTGCATTTGATATGAGAGGAGTTGGTGAGAGCGATGGCCCAGCTGGAGTGTCTAATTACACCATGGATAAACTTGTTG gtGATGTACATGACATGATCAAAACATTAGGACACAAGTCATGTGTCTTAGTAGGACATGACTGGGGTGGTTTAATAGGATGGGAGTTTGCAGCTCGGTATCCAGATATGGTGGATAATTACATCCCAATGAATGTACCTCATCCAGATAGATTTGCTGATTTTATCACCAGTTCTGTTGTCCAGATAATGTTGTCATG GTACATGCTGTTTTTCCAGTTGCCTTATCTACCAGAAATCCTAATGTCAATGGGGGACTATGGCATGCTGAAAGAAGCATATAAGATTGGTCCAAATACAGACGAAGATGCTGATGCATTCAAGTATTCCATCTCTAGGCCAG GTCGGTCAACCACCTTCGTCAACTACTATCGGAACATCATCGGGGCGATCTTTAACCAGCCATGTGGGAAAGTTTCTGTGCCAACTTTGTTGATTTGGGGTACAGGAGATGCAGCATTTAATATCAAGCTTTCACATGACACTGAGAAGTACTGTCCCAAGATCATTGTTAAGAGGATAGAAGGTGGTCATCATAGCATTCAGCAAGAACAACCAGATGTAgttaataatttcatgaaacaatacttgaatAATTGA